A portion of the Cryptomeria japonica chromosome 5, Sugi_1.0, whole genome shotgun sequence genome contains these proteins:
- the LOC131034482 gene encoding laccase-23, which yields MIQLLKWVLEFSCERPLSKRRNLSFFCSYNLNLDMGDLWVDQNFSEFIRFLPLLVCIVFAAATAVAHPFYPFFTHTFVIESKSVERLCQKQDIITVNGQFPGPTLSVNNGDTLIVQVINKAQYNATIHWHGVRQMRTAWSDGPEYITQCPIQPGESYTYRFTISGQEGTLWWHAHSSWLRATVYGALIVSPRFGTSYPFTKPAQEIPILLGEWWNSNPIDVVNEATKTGGVPNVSDAFTISGQPGDLFQCSSSGTFRARVKPGETNLVRVINAALSADLFVAIAGHEMTVVGVDASYTKPYKTNILVLGPGQTTDVLVNFYKKEGSYYIAARAYASGQGVPFDNTTTTAIFEYSNGSSPALPDLPFYNDTHSAYKFSSSLRSLASQEHPVFVPQTVDESLLYTVGLGLIDCPEQSCVGPNGTRLAASMNNHSFVLPSSYSVLQAHHFGVKGVFTNGFPDSPPVQFDYTGQNISSSLWFPVRSTSAKVLRYNTAVEVILQGTNILVSESHPIHLHGYDFYIVGTGFGNYDATTDPLKFNLVDPPMRNTLNLPVNGWAAIRFVADNPGTWLFHCHLDVHIGWGLAMVFVVENGADFISTLEMPPPDLPAC from the exons ATGATCCAGCTGTTAAAGTGGGTACTCGAGTTTTCATGTGAGCGTCCTTTATCCAAGAGAAGGAATTTATCTTTTTTTTGCTCGTACAATCTAAATTTAGATATGGGAGATTTATGGGTTGATCAGAATTTCTCTGAATTCATACGCTTTCTGCCGCTGCTTGTCTGCATTGTGTTTGCGGCGGCTACGGCCGTGGCACACCCATTCTACCCATTTTTTACTCACACTTTTGTT ATTGAATCCAAGTCAGTGGAGAGGCTGTGTCAGAAGCAAGATATAATCACAGTTAATGGGCAGTTTCCAGGTCCAACGCTCTCTGTTAACAATGGAGACACTCTCATTGTCCAAGTCATTAATAAGGCTCAGTACAACGCCACAATTCACTG GCACGGAGTGCGCCAGATGCGTACAGCGTGGTCTGATGGACCCGAATATATAACACAATGTCCCATCCAGCCTGGCGAAAGTTACACGTACAGGTTCACCATTAGCGGCCAAGAAGGCACTTTATGGTGGCATGCACACAGTTCCTGGCTCAGAGCTACTGTTTATGGCGCCTTAATCGTTTCCCCCAGATTTGGCACTTCCTATCCCTTCACCAAGCCCGCTCAAGAGATTCCCATCCTACTAG GAGAGTGGTGGAACAGTAATCCCATCGACGTGGTGAATGAGGCAACGAAAACAGGAGGCGTCCCTAACGTCTCAGATGCTTTCACTATCAGTGGACAGCCAGGAGATCTTTTTCAGTGCTCAAGTTCAG GTACATTTAGAGCTCGTGTGAAGCCGGGGGAGACTAATCTTGTGCGTGTGATTAATGCTGCACTGAGTGCCGATCTGTTTGTGGCCATTGCAGGCCATGAAATGACCGTCGTTGGAGTGGATGCTTCATATACAAAACCCTACAAAACTAACATTCTGGTGTTGGGTCCCGGGCAGACCACAGACGTACTAGTGAATTTCTATAAGAAGGAAGGCAGCTATTATATTGCTGCTCGAGCATATGCCAGCGGTCAGGGAGTCCCATTTGACAACACCACCACCACTGCTATCTTTGAATATAGCAATGGAAGTTCCCCTGCGTTGCCTGATCTTCCATTCTATAACGACACACATTCCGCCTACAAGTTTTCTTCAAGCCTGAGGAGCCTGGCCTCACAAGAACACCCTGTTTTTGTTCCTCAGACAGTGGATGAGAGTCTTCTCTACACTGTGGGATTGGGACTGATCGACTGCCCAGAACAGTCATGCGTGGGTCCCAATGGAACAAGGCTTGCAGCAAGTATGAACAACCACTCATTTGTATTGCCATCATCTTATTCAGTCCTGCAAGCCCATCACTTCGGCGTCAAAGGAGTTTTCACCAATGGCTTCCCTGACAGTCCTCCGGTGCAGTTCGATTACACTGGGCAAAACATAAGCAGTAGCCTTTGGTTTCCTGTGAGGTCCACTTCTGCAAAAGTGCTGAGATACAACACAGCAGTGGAGGTAATTCTTCAAGGGACAAATATCTTGGTAAGTGAAAGCCATCCCATCCATCTCCATGGGTATGACTTTTATATAGTGGGAACAGGATTCGGCAACTACGATGCCACAACGGATCCATTAAAATTCAACCTTGTGGATCCTCCCATGCGCAACACACTCAATCTTCCAGTCAATGGATGGGCTGCCATTCGATTTGTTGCTGACAACCCTG GAACTTGGTTGTTCCACTGCCATTTGGATGTGCACATAGGGTGGGGTTTGGCCATGGTTTTTGTAGTTGAAAATGGAGCAGATTTCATATCAACTCTGGAGATGCCTCCTCCAGATCTTCCTGCATGTTAA